The sequence below is a genomic window from bacterium 336/3.
ATAGTCAGTGCAGGGGCTTTCTGAACAGTTAAGAACTGAAAATCATCTTGTTCCAAATAATCCCCATCACTCATAATCATAGCTCTTTCGAGAGCATGCTCCAACTCACGAACATTACCAGGGAACGTATAAGTTTCCAAAAATTTAAGTGCCGAATCTGCTAATTTAGGAGCATTTCGGTGGTATTTTTTAGCATATTTAGCAAGAAAATACTTTGCCAAAATAGGTACATCTCCTACACGTTCTCGGAGTGGTGGCAAATACAATTCAACCGTGTTGATACGATACAGCAAATCTTGTCTAAACTCTCCTTCTGTTACTGCCTGATGAATATTGAGGTTTGTTGCACAAATCAAACGAATATCTATAGCTGTACTTTTATTGCCACCAACAGGCGTTACCTGTCTGTTTTGCAATACAGCAAGTAGTTTTGACTGATGTGTAAAAGGTAAATTTCCAATTTCATCTAAAAAAAGTGTTCCTTTATGGGCAAGTTCAAAACGTCCCATTCTATCATCTTTGGCATCTGTAAAAGCTCCTTTTTTGTGTCCAAAAAGCTCACTTTCAAACAAGTTTTCACTGATAGCCCCCATATCTACACCCACATAGGTTTCTTTAACTCTAGCAGATTGCTTATGTATCGCTTTGGCAATAAGCTCTTTACCAGTTCCATTTTCACCAAGAATCAAGATATTAGCATCTGTTTTAGCTACTTTTTCTATCATTTGCAACACTTTCTGTATTGCCTTGCTTTCTCCAATAATATCACCACTGGTGCTGGTTGCTTCTATGAGTTGTTGA
It includes:
- a CDS encoding AAA family ATPase → MRILIVDDDEDILLAAKMFLKKHAKEVVIESNPKKIPFLLNQSRYDVILLDMNFTEDTTSGKEGFYWLEQILTQDPQAVVVMITAFGDVEMAVKALKIGATDFVLKPWQNEKLLATILAAAKLKASYNQVETLQKTNQQLIEATSTSGDIIGESKAIQKVLQMIEKVAKTDANILILGENGTGKELIAKAIHKQSARVKETYVGVDMGAISENLFESELFGHKKGAFTDAKDDRMGRFELAHKGTLFLDEIGNLPFTHQSKLLAVLQNRQVTPVGGNKSTAIDIRLICATNLNIHQAVTEGEFRQDLLYRINTVELYLPPLRERVGDVPILAKYFLAKYAKKYHRNAPKLADSALKFLETYTFPGNVRELEHALERAMIMSDGDYLEQDDFQFLTVQKAPALTIQLDNNTMNLDEIEKDMIQKAVDKHNGNISKAAKELGLTRASLYRRLEKYGL